The Candidatus Poribacteria bacterium genomic sequence AAGGATTCGATGACTTTCTGTTGGATTTCAGACTGCTTATCGGCTGTGATGAATGGGACAACGATTCTACCGAATTCCCCTCTATTGATTGCGGTAAGGATTGTCCCGCTACACCCTTTTTTGAGTTGTAACTGACCGACGCTACTTTTCAAAAGCACCAATAAAGTTTCCGAATTAAGCGCATCCGAATTGATAGCATGAAACCCAGTTGAACAGAGGGCATTATCATATTCCTCTGTTACCAAGGCTATGCTTTCCAGTGAGCCTTCAATAGATGAAGCAATTACATCTCCTGTGTTTACCTTGCATCGCGCTCTACTTGGCAAGTCTTGTCCTTGCGCTACCATACAATCCTTTATTTCTCCACTGCCCCCAATATCGGCAAGTTCAATATAGTTGTATCCCGTTTCAGGTTCAGGTTTGAAACTGCTATCCTTTAAATGGACTTGATTCGCAATCACATCCCAACCCCCCGAATAATTTTTAATGGCACTGATAATGTCCTCGTATTTTGGCTGGAAGTAATCCGCGTCAATGCGTTCTGCACGTTGCATGTTTGCATAATCCGTGGTAAAAGCTAACGTGTGCTTGGGTTGCCAATCGGCGAGTCCGAGTTCACGCAGAAGAAGGGTTTGGGTCTCGGCATACCGCGTCTTTGATAATTCCGTTAGTTTTTTTGAACGGAGATAGGTTTTCTCTATCTCGGTTTGAAGGTGTTCCCAATTCGGAACAGGAATTTGATACAAAAAAGGCGGAGCAATATGAGGCTGTGCACTACCATATTTACCCCTTTCTATCAATGCTTTACCATACCTACCGTTGAGGAAAATAGCGAGAAAGAAAGGATTTAAGATGCTGCTTCGGACAATAAGGGTATCGGACATTGATATAGCAGGACTATCTTCAAGGTAGATAGCACATTGACCGACATTTGCACCTGATCGCATTATCAAAATGTCTTTATAATGTATAGTGTTTTCCTTTAAACGTTCTGCATCTTCTTCCGATATATAAACTGGATTCGCTGTCAAATCAATGGAGAGCGGACGCACATTTTGCCCTCTTAATAACAAAACGCCATCATCCACATAATTTCGCTTTATCTCTTTAGGATGTCTGATATTGGCTTGAAAATCAATGAGTTTGCGCGAACCAATTGCTTCAAGTCGGCGTTGCACCTGTAGATAATCAGGCCGAAAAAACTCTGCATCAAATCGCAGAGAATGGGAGGCATCCACTATGGATTGGTAATCAACGACAGAATACTGCATTTATTCAGTTTTACCATCCCTTTTTTCTATCGCTTCCTTAGATTCCTTGGGAAGCCGAGCATAAAGTGCCTCAGTCTGTTTAGGTCGTGTGATTAAGAACTCAGCAATTACATTGATTAAGTTAAAAAGTCCTTGAACATCGGTAGTGTCGTCAAATATGATCTTTCCATCGTGAGCAGCATTGTTGCCTATCACTCGGACAATGTCAAGTGATTGTTGAATTTCTTGCTTAATAATATCTTTTTCTACCAATTTTTTTATGTTGGTATTAAGATTCCCGGTCCTACCGAGGTGTTCGAGAAGCATTTCTACAGCCAACCTCAACAAAGCACAAGCGGCCCGGGGAGATTGATCGGCTATAGCGGCAGCTTCCTCATAAACTTGTTTTACATTGTCCGGTAAATCTCCATTTGCTTGCGGAGCAGAGTGCGTTGGAGGGTAGATAATTTTTTCTGCTAACCAAAAAGTTGCGCTCTCACAGTGTGAACAGATGGAGATTTCCACGTCCGCCTTTTCAATACGAATCCTTATCTCATCATCGTAGTCATCGTAACCTATAATAGGTATCCAACGTTGCGATGCATAGACCTGACAATAAGGACAATGGAATTGCTTACTTTGATAGTGTGGTGGATAATATTCAGACATGTTTACCTCCAGAAACTCAAATTTTCACGTTTTGCCCATTCAATAAAGGCTTCTGCGATACCGTCGCGGAGCTCCTCGTTGTGGTTGTGGAGGTCGTGATCGACAATCAGGTGCCCGTTTTTGTCCAATTTGTGCTGCCCATCGCTATTTTCAAGAAAAATATAATCGCCAGAATTATCTTTACCACCCTTCTCACTCACTGCCAAAAAGACAGAATAGTTGCCCACTTTTCGACAAAGGGGTCCCACACTTGGGTCATCGTTCCACTTTTGCACGAACAGAACGCTCGTTTTGGTACCAGTATGCGGTTTGAAGGTGTTCCCGTGCAAACTGACGATAGCCAAGATACGGGCGCGTTCCGCGATAAATTCACGGACGTATTTGTCAGATGTGTTGTTAAATCTGCCTTGCGGTAGTACAATCGCCATACGGCCACCGGGTTTGAGGAAGTCAAGGTTGCGTTCAATGAACAAAATATCTCGCCCAACTTTAGTGTGTGCTTTGCCGTTCTGCTTAAAGGTGAGGTTGTATTGATGAAGGATGCGACTCTCCTTGATGTCACCGGCAAAAGGTGGATTTGCCATCAGAATATCAAAACCATAAGACTTGTTCTCGTCTTGTTCCATCCTTAACGCTTTAAGGCGATCAAAACCATCGCCATAAGTGCGGACCCACCTGCTATTTCTCTCTGTATTGTCGTCCCACCGCTCATAGTCCAGTGTGTTGAGGTGCAAGACGTTGGTCTCACCGTCACCCGCAATCAGATTGAGGGTTCTCGCCACCCGGACGGTCTTTTCGTCGAAATCAATCCCAAATACCTTGAGGACATGCTCCTTGTCTGCTGCCGGGATTTCTGCATTGGTGAAGAGTGTCCCTGTCAGTTTGAAAACGGTATGCACCGGAAATCCGCAACTTCCAGCGGCGGTGTCAATCATATATTCCCCTGACTGAGGATTGAGCATCTTGACACACATATCTATAACATGGCGTGGTGTGAAGTATTGCCCCTTTTCGCCTTTCGCAGATTTACTCACCAGATACTCAAACGCTTCATCGACAATCTGCAAATTGGAGTTGAATAACTTTATATCCTGCAAACTGGACACACAGACTGATAGATGGCTGTCAGAAAGTTCAAACGCGGAATGTTCGGGAAAAACACCTCTCCACCGATCTCTTGCATCGTCAAAAAGTCGTTGAATTTTGGTTTTGAGTTGGGAGTCGGTTTGTCCTGTGTTTCTAAACTCCATCGCGCGAAAATCGTCATCTGGGATTTCTTCAACCGCTTTCTTCAAAACCTCATAATCTGGATTCTCAACGTCGTAAGATTGATCTGTTTCCTGAACAATCGTGCTGATTCTGTGTCGTAGGAGACGGTTGATAAACGTTTTATCTTCCTGACTCTTGAATTCGTCATAGAGTTTGGTGAAGATAAGTTTAAAAACCTCCTCAAAGACATCTACGCCTGCATTGGCGAGCACCTCATCCTCTAATTCCAAAATGACATCCTTTAAGGATTTATGCTCTGTGGCGAGTTTATCCTTAAGAATGAGATCTTTGAGCGTAAAACGTTCGTTGAGGATATCCGCCAAAGTCTGATCAGCGTTAGGAATATCGGTAATGTCTTCAAAGTAGTTTGGGTCTCTGCGGTGGTAGTGCGAAATCTGTTGTCCGTTTGTCCATACAGTAATGGGCGCGCCAGTGGCGTTGCAGTAAGAACGGAGTTGTGCCTTACCATCTTGGAGTTTTGGCTTTTTTACTTCAACGATAATATAAGGGGTATCGGCTCTGTCCTTGTCAAGGATAACAATGTCGGCGCGTTTCTTTTCTCTACCGAAGTTGACAAGATGCTCAAACCGCAAACGTTCTCGGGGATAATGATACCGGTTCAGGAGGCGTTCCACATACAGTTGGCGGATAAGTTCTTCAGGCTTTAGTTGGACTGCCTTCCCTCGAATAGGGCAATAGGTGATGGGTGTTTTTTTGCCCTCTATCCGTTGACGTAAGCTCTGAATTTCAGATGTGTCGAATAGGTCAAGATGGTAATTGCTGTCTTTGAGAATAATTTGAATGATGTCGGGTTGGGTCACAGATTGCTCCGTTTTGATTTATTTTTTCAGGACTAAAATCCAATCCGTGTGGATTCGTTCCTTTCTCGGCATTTTAAGGAAGTGTTTAATAATCTCTGAGCCGAAGTAAGTTTCGATCTCAAAACCAATATCTTCGGCAATTGGCATGAGATATTTCCAATTCTCAAATAGCTGCCCTCGGATACGATTATTACCAACGACGATGACGTATCTACCACCCTCTCGGAGAACCTTGTAGACTTCAGTAAGGTTTTTCCGCATATCGTCAAGATATTTAAAGGCAATGTAGGCACGCCTGGGATCATTCTCAAAAATGTTCGCTATAACCCTATCCGCCTCAGGTCCCCCGATTTCATGCCGGACTTTATAATGGACAGCTGAAACGCTTTCCGTCCCGACATTCTGCTTTTTCAAAGCCGTTAGAGAATCCTGCGCGAAACCTAACCAATACATCTCTAATTGGTGGGTTCTTGGATAGTCAACGGCATTGACATACGGTGGTGAGGTTACGGCGATGTCAAAGTAATTTGCTTTGTATTTGATATTCCGTGCGTCCATGTCGGCTGGAAAATCGGTGGTTATCCCTTTTGGATAATTTTGAGAGAATGCTATCATTTTTGGGACTTTGACGTGGAGTGCCTTCACGAATCGGTTGAGAGCATCAGAAGGGCGGACCAATTTTTTCAATTTTTTCCGAATCACCGTACGCGTACAATTGTCGTCGGCGTTGGAAACGGCACGGATGATAGACGAGAGGCAAACCTTAAAGAAGTCTTTAACTGCATCATAGGAATCAAGTTCTTGGATTCGCTTTTTTAAATAGGTTAGTTCCAAAAGAATTTCTTTGTTGAACCAATTATCTCTATAAGGGAAATCTGGTAGATCGGATTCAGCGACGAGCGAAGGGCGGTAATCAAGGATAGCCTCCAGAAGTATTTTTTGCGAGGACTTGAGTTCTTTTTCCACTAAAGGCGTTACTTTCACTTTTGAAATAAAACGTGAAAATGGATCCACATCAATTCCAACGGAGTGGCGCCTTGAGAGGAGTGCCTCAACATTTGTCGTGCCGCTTCCAGCAAATGGGTCGAGAATCCAATCGTTTTCTTGAGAATATCGTTTAATGAGCCAACGTGGTAATTCCGGGAAGAATTTGGCAGGGTACTTATGCAAACCGTGTGTCAGGAAGCTTTGGTCATGGCTGATGAATAGGAACCTATCGCCGTCCTTTGCTGGCAAGTCAATAGGGATGTCGCCGTCTACTCGAACAATGCTTTCGCCAAAGTTGTTTACAATTTTTTTAGTAATGTTTTTCATTATTTTTTCTGTGGTTTAGTGGTGGCCTTCTCAATAATCAAGAAGGTCTTGAAAAAGGCTTCTTGTGCTTTCGCTTATTTTTAGTTAGGGTAGAGAATAAGAAAATGACACAGAATATTTCCTATTTTGGACTGTTTTTATCAAACGTCATGAATTATAGCATAGTTGCTGACTGTTCGCAATGAAATTCTTAACCCAAAAACCGCGGCAAGATAACAGCCACCACATCCATTGTCATCGCGACAAGCCAGTGGATCGCCGCTCCATAGATAAATGAGCGAGTTTCCAGTGCCAGCACACCGAGCAAAACACCGGCAATGATTGAACCGAGTGCCTCCGGCAGTGGCTTGGAATAGTGCATCACAGCAAATGGAATCGTCTGTATCAAGATGCTGTAGTTCCCGAATTTCCGTTCCAATCCAAAGAGCATAAACCCACGGAAAAAGAATTCCCACGAGAACATGTAAACACCATAGGCGAGTTGGTACGGTAGGAATGTCTGCCAACTATTTGCGACTACCTTGCAGAGCGGATACTTTGCTACAAACGGTGGATACGCGATGACCGCGAGAATGACCACTGGAATCATCAGAATCCACGCGATACCCGTCACACGCCAGCCGAGTTTCTGGTTTCCGAGTTGGATTCCGTAGTTACCCAGTTTCTCTTTTGTTCCAAATTTCGCGACGAGGGCAGGCACGAGTAACAACGTGAATGCCGTGATTAGAAACCAGTAGTAGTATGGGTAGCTTTCTGCCAGAGGTCCAGTTCCAAGGTATTCTGCGAAGTGGCGTTTGAAAAAACTCCGTCGACTGTAATACCTATGCAGTGTTAGCAATAACGAAGAGGCAAGCAGGATAACAGTCGCCTGCTGTTCCCAACCGCGTAGATACTTTTCTTTTAAACTCTGAAGGTGGAAGATCATCTTGACATCCCGTCAGTTTTACGATATTATATCGTGACTCGCAAAAATTTACAATTGATGGATGAGAGCGTGTACTACGGCATTTTTCGGTGTTCTGTGAGCACTGTTGGTGTCAGTGGATATGGTAGAAGTTTCAGTATGCTACAACCTGAGCAGGTCGATCGCATCTTAATCATCAGGCTGGCACCGCTCGGCGAAACGGTTTTAACAACGCCTGTTATCCGTGCCTTACGTCAGCATTTCCGAGATGCCTATATTGCTTACATGGTGGCACCGACGCGAGAGGATTTGGTATCTGCAAATCCACATCTGAATGAGGTGCTTACCTATCAGGCTTCGATACCGAAGTTGATTTATCAACTTATTCAGCGTAAATTCCAAATAGCGATTGTGCTGCAACCGACGTTTCGTTTGGTTCTTCACACGTTTCTTGCGAGGATTCCGTTCCGTGTTGGATTTGAAACGAACACCGGCAGGAAGAAATTATTGAGTCTCGCAGTGCCGAATAACACAGCACAGCATGAAACACAACGCTATCTTGATGTGGTTCGCGCAATGGGCATTGATGTAACAGACGATGAGCCGGAAGTGTTTGTTGACAGTGCAGGGAGGTCGTGGGTGAATGACTTTCTTGCAAATCAGAGGCTTGGTGATAATAAGCCTATTATTGGTCTCAATCCCGGAGCCGCGACTGCTTATCGCCGTTGGCATGCAGCGAACTTTGCTACCCTCGGAGATCAACTCTACGAGGCGTACGGTGCGCATATCATCATCACAACCGGACCACGGGAGAGCGAGTTGGCAGCTCAGGTGGCGGAGCAGATGGCGTATTCGCCTATTATTGTCAATCAGGTAACCCCGATGCAACTTACGGCACTCCTGCAGCGGTGTGATCTCTATATCAGCAACGATACGGGACCGATGCATCTCAGTACCGCTGTGAAGACCCCAACGATTGCCCTGTTTGGCGCATCAAACCTGATTCAATGGGCACCGCCGTGGGGTAGACACGCAGTGGTTGCGCGCGAAGCGTGTGAGTTTATGAGAACATTATCTTCCAAGGAGTGGGACGACCACCCAGAGCGGGCACGCGAAAATCTTGAGACAATCACCCCGGATATGGTCATGAGGACGGTGGAGGAATTAACATGGTGAAGTCTGAACGGGACCAGATTGAGGATTTGGATGCACAATCCATCAGAAATTATCTTGTCTATATCCGCACCAGAATGTATCGGCAGACACTTTTGCAGACAATCACATCTGCTTTGTTCTGTGGGCTTATTCTGCTTACGATTCTGTTTTTTTTTGACCGAGTAATCTTACTGCCGATGCAGGTGTCAACTGTCAGTTGGCTTACCATGTTTGTGGCGGTAATTATAGGTATCTGCCTCAGTGTCAGACATCGGACGGATTTGCTATCTGT encodes the following:
- a CDS encoding DUF4145 domain-containing protein codes for the protein MSEYYPPHYQSKQFHCPYCQVYASQRWIPIIGYDDYDDEIRIRIEKADVEISICSHCESATFWLAEKIIYPPTHSAPQANGDLPDNVKQVYEEAAAIADQSPRAACALLRLAVEMLLEHLGRTGNLNTNIKKLVEKDIIKQEIQQSLDIVRVIGNNAAHDGKIIFDDTTDVQGLFNLINVIAEFLITRPKQTEALYARLPKESKEAIEKRDGKTE
- a CDS encoding DNA methyltransferase, which encodes MKNITKKIVNNFGESIVRVDGDIPIDLPAKDGDRFLFISHDQSFLTHGLHKYPAKFFPELPRWLIKRYSQENDWILDPFAGSGTTNVEALLSRRHSVGIDVDPFSRFISKVKVTPLVEKELKSSQKILLEAILDYRPSLVAESDLPDFPYRDNWFNKEILLELTYLKKRIQELDSYDAVKDFFKVCLSSIIRAVSNADDNCTRTVIRKKLKKLVRPSDALNRFVKALHVKVPKMIAFSQNYPKGITTDFPADMDARNIKYKANYFDIAVTSPPYVNAVDYPRTHQLEMYWLGFAQDSLTALKKQNVGTESVSAVHYKVRHEIGGPEADRVIANIFENDPRRAYIAFKYLDDMRKNLTEVYKVLREGGRYVIVVGNNRIRGQLFENWKYLMPIAEDIGFEIETYFGSEIIKHFLKMPRKERIHTDWILVLKK
- a CDS encoding type II CAAX endopeptidase family protein, producing the protein MIFHLQSLKEKYLRGWEQQATVILLASSLLLTLHRYYSRRSFFKRHFAEYLGTGPLAESYPYYYWFLITAFTLLLVPALVAKFGTKEKLGNYGIQLGNQKLGWRVTGIAWILMIPVVILAVIAYPPFVAKYPLCKVVANSWQTFLPYQLAYGVYMFSWEFFFRGFMLFGLERKFGNYSILIQTIPFAVMHYSKPLPEALGSIIAGVLLGVLALETRSFIYGAAIHWLVAMTMDVVAVILPRFLG
- a CDS encoding glycosyltransferase family 9 protein; translated protein: MTRKNLQLMDESVYYGIFRCSVSTVGVSGYGRSFSMLQPEQVDRILIIRLAPLGETVLTTPVIRALRQHFRDAYIAYMVAPTREDLVSANPHLNEVLTYQASIPKLIYQLIQRKFQIAIVLQPTFRLVLHTFLARIPFRVGFETNTGRKKLLSLAVPNNTAQHETQRYLDVVRAMGIDVTDDEPEVFVDSAGRSWVNDFLANQRLGDNKPIIGLNPGAATAYRRWHAANFATLGDQLYEAYGAHIIITTGPRESELAAQVAEQMAYSPIIVNQVTPMQLTALLQRCDLYISNDTGPMHLSTAVKTPTIALFGASNLIQWAPPWGRHAVVAREACEFMRTLSSKEWDDHPERARENLETITPDMVMRTVEELTW